One Actinomyces respiraculi DNA window includes the following coding sequences:
- a CDS encoding HNH endonuclease family protein, which yields MRFVAVLCALAAVLAGVPAAALATVLAVPAALADEAPAWDERGEAVLSSAEALEALALLPDDNPAPVSWAEGGSRTGWFGESWEDVDGDGCDTRNEILARDLTNADYSRAAGIQTVEQGVGEGAGVCPNATVWFGTLHDPYTGATITFTRGADTSAEVQIDHVVALNYLYAHGAWAWDARRRLLVANDPLNLLAVDGQANQDKGACGPATCPVGSTGTNSWNPSGGSGWWPEDDGYRCTYAARFVSVLAAYEVGVPEADTAALREVLEDCVAGGDGAGSALGEAERVVGAVGHGLTERPGLLAMAAVGAALLVVGIVPRVGRRRDLRRRRARAQRR from the coding sequence ATGAGGTTCGTGGCCGTCCTCTGTGCCCTGGCCGCTGTACTGGCCGGAGTGCCGGCGGCCGCGCTGGCCACCGTGCTGGCCGTCCCGGCGGCGCTTGCCGACGAGGCGCCGGCCTGGGACGAGCGGGGCGAGGCCGTCCTCAGCAGTGCGGAGGCCCTGGAGGCTCTGGCACTGCTGCCCGACGACAACCCCGCCCCGGTCTCCTGGGCCGAGGGCGGCTCGCGCACGGGGTGGTTCGGCGAGTCCTGGGAGGACGTCGACGGCGACGGCTGCGACACCCGCAACGAGATCCTCGCGCGCGACCTGACCAACGCCGACTACTCGCGTGCCGCAGGCATCCAGACGGTGGAGCAGGGCGTGGGCGAAGGGGCAGGTGTGTGCCCCAACGCCACGGTGTGGTTCGGCACGCTCCACGACCCGTACACCGGCGCGACCATCACCTTCACCCGGGGTGCGGACACCTCCGCTGAGGTCCAGATCGACCACGTGGTTGCGCTGAACTACCTGTACGCGCACGGCGCCTGGGCCTGGGACGCGCGCAGACGGCTGCTGGTCGCGAACGACCCGCTCAACCTGCTCGCCGTGGACGGGCAGGCCAACCAGGACAAGGGAGCCTGCGGGCCCGCAACCTGCCCGGTGGGATCCACGGGGACGAACTCCTGGAACCCGTCCGGGGGCTCGGGCTGGTGGCCCGAGGATGACGGCTACCGCTGCACGTACGCCGCACGCTTCGTCTCCGTGCTGGCCGCCTACGAGGTGGGCGTGCCCGAGGCGGACACGGCCGCACTGCGCGAGGTGCTCGAGGACTGTGTGGCCGGTGGGGATGGCGCGGGCAGTGCGCTCGGCGAGGCTGAGCGGGTCGTCGGGGCGGTCGGCCACGGGCTGACGGAGCGTCCGGGACTCCTGGCCATGGCCGCCGTTGGCGCGGCGCTGCTCGTGGTGGGCATTGTGCCGCGCGTCGGTCGGCGGCGAGACCTGCGGCGGCGCCGGGCGCGGGCGCAGCGCCGTTAG
- a CDS encoding RNA-binding S4 domain-containing protein, translating to MTSQDSRIAQARLAAAEAGDPASVRVDAWLWSVRQVKSRAAATAACKAGHVRVNGETAKPAQRITVGDEIRYRVAGFDRDLVVLRLLSKRVGAPIARTAYLDRTPPRPSPLEAPAAIVRDRGAGRPTKKERRALDRLRDTGPAVDIERILDADQRA from the coding sequence ATGACGAGCCAGGATTCGAGGATCGCGCAGGCACGCCTCGCCGCCGCCGAGGCCGGTGACCCCGCATCGGTGCGGGTGGATGCGTGGCTGTGGAGCGTGCGGCAGGTCAAGTCGCGTGCGGCGGCCACGGCGGCCTGCAAGGCGGGGCACGTGCGGGTCAACGGTGAGACCGCCAAGCCGGCGCAGCGCATCACCGTCGGTGACGAGATCCGCTACCGGGTGGCCGGCTTCGACCGTGACCTCGTGGTGCTGCGTCTGCTGTCCAAGAGGGTCGGCGCCCCCATCGCCCGCACCGCCTACCTCGACCGCACTCCCCCACGGCCCTCACCGCTGGAGGCCCCGGCGGCGATCGTGCGCGACCGGGGTGCGGGCAGGCCCACGAAGAAGGAGCGTCGGGCGCTTGACCGGCTGCGGGACACCGGCCCCGCCGTCGACATCGAGCGGATCCTCGACGCAGACCAACGAGCCTGA
- a CDS encoding HAD family hydrolase, with amino-acid sequence MTSIQPTPAADLPAEIDLRLVVTDMDGTLLDKDSRPPAGITALMDRMRAHGVAFCPASGRQLANLRAVLGPGIDDGPVIPENGLFSLVGGVELHSDLLSREQVLRVIAAVRDLLARGGDVGAVVATRHMAYIERGDERFAAQVANYYEQRALVPDLTALDLDDVLKVAVYDFGVAEQESGPRLRAAVPDVRTVASGLQWTDVMNPAGSKGRALSIIQKHLGVGPEQTAVFGDYLNDLELYAHSTLGFAMANAHPGILQAAQYVAPANTEDGVVRTVNLLLNRLPAGR; translated from the coding sequence ATGACGTCCATCCAGCCCACCCCCGCCGCCGACCTGCCCGCAGAGATCGACCTGCGGCTGGTCGTCACCGACATGGACGGCACGCTCCTTGACAAGGACTCGCGCCCGCCCGCCGGGATCACCGCCCTCATGGATCGGATGCGTGCCCACGGCGTCGCCTTCTGCCCGGCCTCTGGCCGCCAGCTGGCCAACCTGCGCGCCGTGCTGGGCCCCGGCATCGACGACGGACCCGTCATCCCGGAGAACGGCCTGTTCTCGCTCGTCGGTGGCGTCGAGCTCCACTCGGACCTGCTCAGCCGTGAGCAGGTCCTGCGCGTCATCGCGGCCGTGCGTGACCTGCTCGCCCGCGGCGGTGACGTCGGCGCCGTCGTCGCCACCCGGCACATGGCCTACATCGAGCGCGGGGACGAGCGGTTTGCCGCCCAAGTCGCCAACTACTACGAGCAGCGCGCCCTCGTACCCGACCTGACGGCGCTGGACCTCGACGACGTCCTCAAGGTCGCCGTCTACGACTTCGGGGTGGCGGAGCAGGAGTCGGGCCCGCGGTTGCGCGCGGCCGTCCCCGATGTGCGGACCGTCGCCTCCGGCCTGCAGTGGACCGACGTCATGAACCCGGCCGGCTCCAAGGGGCGTGCGCTGAGCATCATTCAGAAGCACCTGGGGGTGGGCCCCGAGCAGACGGCCGTCTTCGGCGACTACCTCAATGACCTCGAGCTGTACGCGCACTCCACGCTGGGCTTCGCCATGGCCAACGCCCACCCCGGGATCCTTCAGGCCGCGCAGTACGTCGCGCCGGCCAACACCGAGGACGGCGTCGTGCGCACGGTCAACCTCCTGCTCAACCGCCTGCCCGCCGGACGCTGA
- a CDS encoding anaerobic C4-dicarboxylate transporter family protein: MIWFHLIVVLVFIVIGARLGGIGIGLAGAAGVLVLTATGVPTSTEDIPWDVIGIIMSVICTVAALEAVGGDVRFSPSSREHRPSLLQFSLADGRETWGLTNSTSQLVGEHKEEPF; the protein is encoded by the coding sequence ATGATCTGGTTCCATCTCATCGTTGTGCTCGTCTTCATCGTCATCGGTGCGCGCCTGGGCGGCATTGGCATCGGCCTGGCCGGTGCCGCGGGCGTGCTCGTGCTGACCGCCACAGGCGTGCCAACCTCAACCGAGGACATCCCGTGGGACGTCATCGGCATCATCATGTCCGTCATCTGCACGGTGGCCGCGCTCGAGGCCGTCGGCGGTGACGTACGGTTCAGCCCCTCGTCGCGCGAGCACCGCCCATCGCTTCTGCAGTTCTCATTGGCCGACGGTCGCGAAACTTGGGGCCTCACGAACTCCACGAGCCAACTGGTCGGTGAGCATAAAGAAGAGCCGTTCTAG
- a CDS encoding lantibiotic dehydratase translates to MLRSAGLPVATLHALRIQRPTHATQCSEAAQDADELFIARVAQIFRETPVGEALAWQNPRIWKNNLATLEPINNSKNRRRAAALFAYISRYVARNDTIGFFGSLCWGTVDQSMHTSFVADEPTLKQREVYFESWTVDELARVLASVLGIFPYLPLIAHGTSPRHAPRHQHDPNGLETRILELQGEFDTIGELACHLREETGDDFEEVALAIARLV, encoded by the coding sequence TTGCTGCGCAGCGCTGGTCTTCCGGTGGCCACTTTGCATGCCCTGCGCATCCAGCGGCCCACGCACGCAACGCAGTGCTCCGAGGCCGCCCAGGACGCAGACGAACTGTTCATCGCGCGGGTGGCGCAAATTTTCCGCGAGACACCCGTCGGTGAGGCGTTGGCGTGGCAAAATCCACGCATCTGGAAGAACAACTTGGCAACTCTCGAACCGATCAACAATAGCAAAAACCGACGCCGCGCCGCCGCGCTGTTCGCCTACATCTCGCGATATGTTGCAAGGAACGACACCATAGGATTCTTTGGCTCTCTTTGCTGGGGAACGGTCGATCAGTCGATGCATACCTCCTTTGTGGCTGACGAGCCGACCCTTAAGCAGCGTGAAGTCTATTTCGAGTCTTGGACGGTAGACGAGTTGGCTCGCGTTTTGGCCTCCGTTCTTGGTATCTTCCCTTACCTGCCCCTCATAGCGCATGGGACGTCGCCAAGGCATGCGCCGCGCCATCAACATGATCCGAACGGCCTCGAGACACGGATCTTGGAGCTTCAAGGGGAGTTCGACACCATCGGCGAACTTGCCTGTCATCTACGGGAAGAGACCGGTGATGATTTTGAAGAGGTCGCTCTCGCTATTGCTAGGCTAGTGTGA
- a CDS encoding MFS transporter: protein MTTTSGTPNSMFWRVAATSGFGELAQGVADVVLPLIAVGTLGATGWQASAVTSAESVGLVAFGLLAGVVADRYNRVSVITTANLLRAAAFLALPIGGLFHVVNTPMLILLGVIAGACGVFADAAAQALTPTIASEEALLARNSQLLAVDSATQIGAPALAGTMTQWLSSQVAAGVTSIGYFLAAAPLFGCHAIDAARVTGAVAPGRQPNLMRELKDGFTELWHQRELRSTIACTATFNFAYGMLQPVFFPFLLQELGVSEGIVGLVLAMGGIGAVLAAIFAEKVVARIGIGAAIWLPAILAGCSIAAMALLSPRTALLVGGLLQGVLSISVTVYNITVFTLRQAGTSPDILGRVGVSSRVIVLGTAPLGSFFAASSMIFFEIRGSLIASGSIACLSSLWILVSPIRKVQRMTEFRRDC, encoded by the coding sequence ATGACTACCACGTCCGGAACTCCTAATAGCATGTTTTGGCGAGTAGCCGCGACCTCCGGCTTCGGAGAACTCGCGCAGGGGGTCGCTGACGTCGTCCTGCCGCTCATCGCGGTAGGTACCCTCGGCGCAACCGGATGGCAAGCGAGTGCCGTCACGTCCGCTGAGTCTGTCGGACTGGTGGCCTTCGGCCTCCTGGCGGGTGTCGTGGCCGATCGGTATAACCGAGTATCAGTCATCACGACCGCCAACTTGCTACGCGCGGCGGCATTCCTTGCGCTGCCTATCGGGGGCCTCTTCCACGTCGTCAACACTCCTATGCTCATCCTGCTTGGCGTCATCGCCGGCGCGTGTGGCGTCTTCGCCGATGCAGCGGCCCAAGCACTGACCCCCACCATCGCATCGGAGGAAGCCCTTCTCGCGCGTAACTCCCAGTTGCTCGCTGTGGACTCCGCGACCCAAATCGGCGCCCCGGCGCTTGCAGGAACGATGACCCAGTGGTTGAGCAGCCAAGTAGCGGCCGGTGTCACGTCGATCGGCTACTTTCTGGCCGCCGCCCCGCTGTTCGGCTGCCACGCGATCGACGCAGCCCGAGTCACCGGCGCGGTGGCGCCTGGAAGACAGCCTAATCTCATGCGGGAACTGAAGGATGGGTTCACGGAGCTTTGGCACCAGCGCGAACTGCGGAGCACCATCGCTTGTACGGCAACATTTAATTTCGCCTACGGTATGCTGCAGCCCGTGTTCTTTCCCTTTTTGTTGCAGGAACTCGGTGTTAGCGAAGGCATTGTCGGCTTGGTTCTTGCAATGGGCGGTATTGGAGCCGTCCTGGCCGCCATCTTTGCGGAGAAGGTCGTTGCAAGAATTGGTATTGGTGCCGCGATCTGGCTGCCAGCAATTCTGGCGGGATGCAGTATCGCGGCAATGGCGTTACTCAGCCCACGCACCGCCCTTCTCGTGGGAGGACTGCTTCAAGGAGTCCTGTCGATCTCAGTCACTGTATATAACATCACCGTATTTACGTTACGACAGGCCGGCACATCGCCGGACATCCTAGGTCGAGTCGGCGTCTCCAGTCGCGTGATTGTATTGGGAACCGCCCCCTTGGGAAGCTTCTTCGCCGCCTCATCCATGATATTCTTTGAGATCCGCGGATCCTTGATCGCATCAGGTTCGATTGCTTGCCTTTCGTCTCTCTGGATCCTTGTCTCCCCGATCCGAAAGGTGCAACGCATGACGGAGTTCCGACGTGATTGCTAA
- a CDS encoding GNAT family N-acetyltransferase has product MNYGLLSVAPDRTNQDLTYTPMDMETARVIADNWKYSPPYDFYNMTADPEDYQEFVTPELWPNFFLQVRQGGQLIGFLSGRVAEEGDCVEIGLGLRPDLTGRGLGRNFMRGNLKWIQQEYSGMEIRLSVALFNRRGIRVYESIGFKVIRHFTQVTNGGEYDFVEMKFVETRQGT; this is encoded by the coding sequence ATGAACTACGGTTTGCTCTCAGTGGCACCTGATCGAACCAATCAGGACCTGACTTACACGCCTATGGACATGGAAACGGCGAGAGTTATCGCCGATAACTGGAAATACTCGCCTCCTTACGACTTTTACAACATGACCGCGGATCCGGAAGATTATCAGGAGTTTGTGACTCCGGAACTGTGGCCCAACTTCTTCCTACAGGTGCGGCAGGGCGGTCAATTGATCGGTTTCCTTTCCGGTCGTGTTGCCGAAGAGGGTGACTGCGTGGAGATCGGACTGGGGCTGCGCCCCGACCTCACGGGCCGCGGCCTGGGCCGCAACTTCATGAGGGGCAATCTGAAGTGGATCCAACAAGAGTATTCGGGCATGGAGATTCGCTTGTCGGTAGCATTATTCAACCGGCGTGGCATCAGGGTGTATGAATCCATTGGGTTCAAGGTCATTCGCCACTTCACGCAGGTGACCAATGGTGGCGAATATGACTTCGTAGAGATGAAATTCGTAGAGACGAGACAAGGCACCTGA
- a CDS encoding aldo/keto reductase, which translates to MSKNLHLPAIGLGTYNLRGREDGRAVTSAIAVGYRLIDSAFSYENEGIVAEGVARAVDEGHAAREELVVTSKVPGRHFGRDRALWAVEESAARMRPIGPIDLYLIHWPNPAQDLYVDTWRALIEAREQGLVRHIGVSNFLPEHIARLEDESGVLPAVNQIESHPRFPNTEQIAYDASRGILTEAWSPIGRSGELLTDPVVAAVAQAHGVTPAQAVLAWHVARGVTPIPKSSSPQRQAENLAAADVVLTAEEVAALTALGRPDGRLKGQDPAVYEEM; encoded by the coding sequence ATGAGCAAGAACCTGCATCTTCCCGCCATCGGACTGGGCACCTACAACCTGCGCGGACGCGAGGACGGCCGGGCCGTCACCTCGGCGATCGCCGTCGGCTACCGGCTCATCGACTCCGCCTTCTCCTACGAGAACGAGGGCATCGTGGCCGAGGGCGTGGCCCGTGCCGTCGATGAGGGACACGCTGCACGCGAGGAGCTGGTCGTCACCTCCAAGGTTCCCGGGCGCCACTTCGGACGCGACCGCGCCCTGTGGGCCGTGGAGGAGTCCGCCGCCAGGATGCGGCCCATCGGTCCGATCGACCTCTACCTCATCCACTGGCCCAACCCTGCACAGGACCTCTACGTCGACACGTGGCGCGCCCTCATCGAGGCCCGCGAGCAGGGCCTCGTGCGCCACATCGGCGTCTCCAACTTCCTGCCCGAGCACATCGCGCGCCTGGAGGACGAGAGCGGCGTCCTGCCGGCCGTCAACCAGATCGAGTCCCACCCCCGCTTCCCCAACACGGAGCAGATCGCCTACGACGCCTCGCGCGGCATCCTCACCGAGGCCTGGAGCCCCATCGGCCGCTCCGGTGAGCTGCTGACGGACCCGGTGGTCGCCGCCGTCGCCCAGGCGCACGGCGTCACACCCGCCCAGGCGGTCCTGGCCTGGCATGTGGCCCGCGGGGTCACCCCGATCCCGAAGTCGAGCAGCCCGCAGCGCCAGGCCGAGAACCTGGCGGCTGCGGACGTGGTCCTCACCGCTGAGGAGGTTGCCGCCCTCACGGCGCTCGGGCGGCCCGACGGGCGGCTCAAGGGCCAAGACCCGGCCGTGTATGAGGAGATGTGA
- a CDS encoding glycoside hydrolase family 2 protein codes for MDALDVQHPDPMLERAAFVPLDGWWEHVVLPGADLDRQDLPEQGWAPVRVPFAVETRDSGVERALQPDKTLVYRRRLEVPATWAGRRLRIVLSAVDHSCQVRVGGRVVAEHVGGYLPVEAVLRPDVVAAGVAGGLELTVLVTDPTDTASIQRGKQVLNPRTIWYTATSGIWGTTWMEPVPEVAVTGLRVEPLPGLDGFRVRVDTDAARPADCELSLVAPDGERTVTRARTGTWFLRPVDRPQLWSPRSPALYRVRVRVGEDEVSSWAGLRTVGLTPGRAGVRRRRIVLNGRPVLVNAPLSQGYWPSSGMTPPDEQAIEHDLRTLKDMGFNAVRVHVKVESRRFYHLCDRLGLMVVQDMVSGGRPPLGIQASGVMQALGYTVPDRSRLFRQWTGRGKAADRAQFARELTAMVRHLRGHPSIIMWVPFNEGWGQFDSRRAEAAVRRLDPTRLVDAVSGWFDQGRGDLRSRHRYVLRLRRAPRYDRRPFYLSEFGGLNLAVHGHVWDGEGLDAQFGYGFSADAKELARAMTRLYREQLVPLAAHGLAACTYTQVSDVERETNGLMTYDREVVKVEPALMARLNAELEEAFRGALVR; via the coding sequence ATGGACGCTCTGGACGTTCAGCACCCTGACCCGATGCTCGAACGCGCCGCGTTCGTGCCGCTCGACGGCTGGTGGGAGCACGTGGTCCTGCCTGGAGCGGACCTCGACCGCCAGGACCTGCCCGAGCAGGGGTGGGCGCCGGTGCGCGTGCCCTTCGCCGTCGAGACCCGCGACTCCGGTGTGGAGCGGGCGCTGCAGCCTGACAAGACGCTGGTCTACCGCCGTCGGCTCGAGGTCCCGGCCACGTGGGCCGGGCGCCGGCTACGGATCGTGCTCAGCGCAGTGGACCACTCCTGCCAGGTGAGAGTCGGCGGCCGGGTCGTGGCCGAGCACGTGGGCGGGTACCTGCCGGTCGAGGCGGTGCTCAGACCCGACGTGGTGGCGGCCGGTGTCGCGGGCGGCCTGGAGTTGACGGTGCTCGTCACCGACCCGACGGACACCGCCTCCATCCAGCGCGGCAAGCAGGTGCTCAACCCGCGCACGATCTGGTACACGGCAACCTCCGGCATCTGGGGCACGACGTGGATGGAGCCCGTGCCCGAGGTCGCCGTCACCGGCCTGCGGGTGGAGCCCCTGCCCGGGCTCGACGGCTTCCGCGTCCGGGTGGACACCGACGCCGCCCGGCCCGCGGACTGCGAGCTGAGCCTCGTCGCTCCCGACGGCGAGCGGACGGTCACCAGGGCGCGCACCGGCACCTGGTTCCTCCGGCCGGTCGACCGCCCCCAGCTGTGGAGCCCCCGCTCCCCCGCCCTGTACCGGGTGCGCGTGCGCGTCGGCGAGGACGAGGTGTCCAGCTGGGCGGGCCTGCGCACGGTGGGACTGACCCCCGGGCGCGCCGGCGTCCGGCGTCGTCGGATTGTGCTCAACGGGCGGCCGGTGCTCGTCAACGCGCCCCTGTCCCAGGGCTACTGGCCGTCCTCGGGCATGACCCCGCCCGACGAGCAGGCCATCGAGCACGACCTGCGCACGCTCAAGGACATGGGCTTCAACGCGGTGCGCGTGCACGTCAAGGTTGAGAGCCGTCGCTTCTACCACCTGTGCGACCGGCTGGGGCTCATGGTGGTGCAGGACATGGTCTCTGGCGGCCGCCCGCCGCTCGGGATCCAGGCCTCGGGCGTCATGCAGGCGCTGGGGTACACGGTGCCGGACCGCTCGCGTCTGTTCCGCCAGTGGACCGGGCGTGGCAAGGCGGCGGACCGTGCGCAGTTCGCACGCGAGCTAACCGCCATGGTGCGCCACCTGCGCGGCCACCCCTCGATCATCATGTGGGTGCCCTTCAACGAGGGCTGGGGGCAGTTCGACAGCCGTCGTGCCGAGGCGGCCGTGCGACGCCTGGACCCCACGCGCCTGGTTGACGCCGTTTCCGGCTGGTTCGACCAGGGGCGCGGGGACCTGCGCTCGCGCCACCGCTACGTGCTGCGGCTGCGCCGGGCGCCCCGGTATGACCGCCGCCCCTTCTACCTCTCCGAGTTCGGGGGCCTCAACCTGGCGGTGCACGGGCATGTGTGGGACGGCGAGGGGCTGGACGCGCAGTTCGGCTACGGGTTCAGCGCCGACGCCAAGGAGCTGGCTCGGGCGATGACGCGCCTGTACCGCGAGCAGCTCGTGCCGCTGGCCGCCCACGGGCTGGCGGCCTGCACGTACACGCAGGTCAGCGACGTCGAGCGTGAGACGAATGGGCTCATGACCTACGACCGCGAGGTGGTCAAGGTGGAGCCGGCACTCATGGCGCGGCTCAACGCGGAGCTCGAGGAGGCCTTCCGTGGCGCCCTCGTCAGATGA
- a CDS encoding DNA-3-methyladenine glycosylase I — MSDLVIGQDGLARPVWAASDPLLREYYDTEWGVPVRDERGVFERLSLEAFQSGLSWRTILAKRPAFREAFEDFEPSVVAAFGPEDVERLMGDARIVRNRAKIEATVGNARAALALREADDVVGALAGLVWSYRPRTQPAPRTLAQVPTRSAESQALDRELKRRGFRFVGPTTAFALMEAIGLVNTHLVGSWRREVVAALRG, encoded by the coding sequence ATGAGTGACCTGGTCATCGGTCAGGACGGGCTGGCACGACCGGTCTGGGCGGCCTCGGACCCGCTGCTGCGCGAGTACTACGACACCGAGTGGGGCGTACCGGTACGCGACGAGCGGGGCGTGTTCGAGCGGCTGAGCCTGGAGGCCTTCCAATCGGGGCTGTCCTGGCGCACGATCCTGGCCAAGCGCCCGGCCTTCCGTGAGGCCTTCGAGGACTTCGAGCCCTCCGTCGTGGCCGCCTTCGGACCCGAGGACGTGGAGCGGCTCATGGGTGACGCGCGCATCGTGCGCAACCGGGCCAAGATCGAGGCGACCGTGGGCAATGCACGGGCCGCGCTCGCCCTGCGCGAGGCCGACGACGTCGTCGGCGCCCTGGCCGGGCTCGTGTGGTCCTACCGTCCGCGTACGCAGCCGGCACCGCGCACGCTCGCGCAGGTTCCCACGCGCTCAGCGGAGTCCCAGGCCCTGGACCGTGAGCTGAAGAGGCGGGGCTTCCGTTTCGTCGGGCCGACGACGGCCTTCGCGCTCATGGAGGCGATCGGTCTGGTCAACACCCACCTTGTCGGGTCCTGGCGGCGCGAGGTCGTCGCCGCGCTGCGCGGGTAG
- a CDS encoding TetR/AcrR family transcriptional regulator: MPARQRPGGGRPRDASLDERILAQTFALLAAKGLRGLRADEVARGSGVPKSTIYRRWPSLAELAVDAVDAALGPRECVAGPDPLADLTEIIVKAHTAFVSSPLAPALPQLAIELASHPEAATSYRQRVIAPLRSGAIAAVRRAQAIGQWPGPDPVTSVDMMLGTVAYRMNYLGHTADLEETFEVAEAVARRTLPRPARSEPDGEPGGAATARLP, from the coding sequence ATGCCCGCACGGCAGCGTCCCGGGGGCGGTCGCCCCCGGGACGCCTCCCTGGACGAGCGGATCCTGGCCCAGACCTTCGCACTGCTCGCCGCCAAGGGCTTGCGCGGCCTACGCGCCGACGAGGTCGCCCGCGGCTCGGGCGTGCCGAAGTCGACGATCTACCGCCGCTGGCCCTCGCTCGCCGAACTCGCCGTCGACGCCGTGGACGCGGCCCTGGGGCCCCGCGAGTGCGTGGCGGGACCGGACCCGTTGGCCGACCTCACCGAGATCATCGTCAAGGCCCACACCGCCTTCGTCTCCTCCCCGCTGGCGCCGGCCCTGCCGCAGCTGGCGATCGAGCTCGCCTCGCACCCCGAGGCGGCCACCTCCTACCGCCAGCGTGTCATCGCCCCCCTGCGCTCCGGCGCCATCGCCGCCGTGCGGCGCGCCCAGGCCATCGGGCAGTGGCCCGGTCCCGACCCGGTCACCAGCGTCGACATGATGCTGGGCACCGTCGCCTACCGCATGAACTACCTCGGGCACACCGCCGACCTGGAGGAGACCTTCGAGGTCGCCGAGGCCGTCGCCCGACGCACCCTTCCTCGCCCCGCGCGCAGCGAGCCGGACGGTGAGCCGGGCGGCGCCGCTACCGCCCGCCTGCCGTAG
- a CDS encoding HXXEE domain-containing protein, protein MTNSLQEGAVDTVDLATSGLFFSWLAHDVEELVTMPGRPPPFVGSAPWLPRELREHGPTRAHVTLAISAVGVLMAAASVDGYRTRGRSAFYQSVLYGYGMHGVLHLASAAAACRYTCGSATALPIVLPFWAMASKALKADGVALKPHLWTIPAFPVFGLAVHSAAYLATRKRSHTPRAA, encoded by the coding sequence GTGACGAACAGCCTCCAGGAGGGCGCGGTGGACACGGTGGATCTGGCGACCTCAGGACTCTTCTTCTCCTGGCTCGCCCACGACGTCGAGGAGCTGGTGACGATGCCGGGGCGGCCGCCCCCCTTCGTCGGCTCAGCGCCCTGGCTGCCCCGGGAGCTGCGCGAGCACGGACCGACACGCGCTCACGTCACCCTCGCCATCAGCGCTGTCGGCGTTCTCATGGCGGCCGCCTCCGTCGACGGCTACCGCACCCGTGGGCGTTCGGCCTTCTACCAGTCGGTGCTCTACGGCTACGGAATGCACGGCGTGCTCCACCTGGCGTCGGCGGCCGCCGCATGCCGCTACACCTGTGGGAGTGCCACGGCACTGCCCATTGTCCTTCCCTTTTGGGCCATGGCCAGCAAGGCGCTCAAGGCCGACGGCGTGGCTCTCAAGCCTCACCTGTGGACAATCCCCGCATTCCCCGTCTTCGGGCTGGCGGTCCACTCGGCCGCCTATCTCGCCACGCGCAAGCGGTCTCACACCCCGCGGGCTGCCTGA
- a CDS encoding formylglycine-generating enzyme family protein, whose amino-acid sequence MSVLAPTMVPVPVGTVVLRDARTRTEREVQLLPFRIAATPVTWGLYSHLLGTAVPNGEEADAPAQSVSWTDAVSWCNALSAETGLAPAYEVDEAGVHWDVSADGFRLPTQAEWEHACRAGSTGPRYGALEAIAWSDGDAVAGAQPVGRKQPNAFGLFDMLGNVWEWCWDYSDPARYADYRVLRGGGYADKHWSVRASVRRGSMPGAQLDDVGFRVAQGPVGEAGAHAGQGWSQQADEDRAAIGGPRPVGWTPLRS is encoded by the coding sequence GTGTCTGTGCTCGCGCCCACGATGGTTCCGGTGCCCGTCGGGACCGTCGTGCTGCGCGACGCCCGGACGAGGACCGAGCGCGAGGTACAACTGCTGCCCTTCCGTATCGCCGCCACCCCGGTGACGTGGGGGCTGTACTCGCACCTGCTGGGGACGGCCGTGCCCAACGGCGAGGAGGCGGACGCGCCCGCGCAGTCGGTGTCGTGGACCGATGCCGTGTCCTGGTGCAACGCCCTGTCTGCCGAGACTGGACTCGCTCCGGCCTACGAGGTCGACGAGGCCGGGGTGCATTGGGACGTCAGTGCCGACGGGTTCCGGTTGCCCACTCAGGCCGAGTGGGAGCATGCCTGCCGGGCGGGCTCAACGGGCCCGCGCTACGGCGCGCTCGAGGCCATTGCCTGGAGCGATGGCGACGCCGTCGCCGGTGCGCAGCCTGTGGGGCGCAAGCAACCCAATGCCTTCGGCCTGTTCGACATGCTCGGCAACGTGTGGGAGTGGTGCTGGGACTACTCCGACCCCGCCCGCTACGCCGACTACCGTGTGCTGCGCGGCGGCGGGTACGCGGACAAGCACTGGAGCGTGCGTGCCTCGGTGCGCCGGGGCAGCATGCCGGGCGCGCAGCTGGACGACGTCGGGTTCCGTGTTGCGCAGGGGCCTGTCGGCGAGGCCGGTGCCCACGCCGGGCAGGGCTGGTCACAGCAGGCCGATGAGGACCGCGCGGCCATTGGTGGCCCGCGGCCTGTCGGCTGGACACCGCTGCGCAGCTGA